Proteins from a genomic interval of Gadus morhua chromosome 19, gadMor3.0, whole genome shotgun sequence:
- the tbc1d30 gene encoding TBC1 domain family member 30 isoform X1, giving the protein MASQMPLRASKLLDLDICDRGVCSDEGESGEFVNSATSLSDGYSAFQQWRATDSVSANGFQPSDTSSPTPVQQVPDLPGIPGTDTADCDDFELYGDNTRGPRASIVDGLLVELYETYSGGKRGYVDSLDSSTEASSSEAFLGRSNTGSNFLQELQEKHTRRHQMNYLAQKAPGELCSIIQEVKYRTGLQSAKLLRQLKRRDRLRHKRLKNCDIITACLQAVSQKRRVDTRLKFSIEPSLGKNGFQQWYDALKSVARLPTGIPKEWRKRVWLTLADHYLHSISIDWEKTLRFAFNERSNPDDDSLGIQIVKDLHRTGCSSYCGQEGEQDRVVLKRVLLAYARWNKTVGYCQGFNVLAALILEVTEGSESDALKVMIYLIDKVLPENYFANNLQALSVDMAVFRDLLRLKLPRLSQHLHHLQKAANKEAGGSYEPPLTNVFTMQWFLTMFATCLPPHTVLKIWDSVFFEGSEVLLRVALAIWERLGERIEYCQSADEFYSTMGCLTQEMLEHSHIHSTDLMQEVYSMAVFPFPQLAELREKYTYNITPFPTSGRSNSSGGLGSLESDDDADMDDEDSIVTALGCLGPLGGLLAPEVQRYQKHLKDQHGGQGNIAELSPGAVGAGGGGLVGPGSAGRGGAARGRRQKEQQQAAVNGMMTERMSTDIGALKRQYARIKRRQQQQAMQLCIRTGPEMRMSPATGVSQEPPQLSTNDKCPATSVLASQLNPSSPVVNHLLLGRKPRAAPRSSRTPGAGAPPIGLGLPCTLGGAEGGGSPWRAHVRAHRRSLARARAQLGFVDSEELEEDEGEEEEEVKRRSRRKDGGDEKRRSKTERGGEGLEEGGVDEEEDKEEEEEGENSRPTSLSPGCPLPGGEGEEAEPAEGEGGVEERLGSLDLASHAAGPLSPADVHPTAPQGPPAQVPILRPPPPHLARRRKGSDSSSDGPAASAPLAPTPAPCSSSTMSSSPSTPTLSSRPSSGRAPLPSSPSTPDLSSSSSPSGGSSSSSSTGHKLPLFSPFPCVKQPRKSAAARNLGLYGPTSRTPTVHFPQLSRVAAASATSLSSTTTAATSSRRR; this is encoded by the exons ATGGCGTCGCAGATGCCACTCCGTGCGAGCAAACTTTTAGACCTTGACATATGTGACCGCGGCGTGTGTTCCGACGAAGGCGAGAGCGGAGAGTTCGTCAACTCTGCGACGTCGCTCTCCGATGGCTACTCCGCTTTCCAGCAGTGGCGCGCCACCGACTCGGTGTCCGCCAACGGATTCCAACCAAGTGACACATCATCACCAACTCCCGTGCAACAGGTTCCGGACCTGCCCGGGATCCCCGGGACCGACACCGCAGACTGTGATGATTTTGAACTTTACGGGGATAATACGAGAGGGCCACGCGCGTCCATAGTGGACGGCTTGCTGGTGGAACTTTATGAGACGTACAGCGGTGGGAAGAGGGGTTACGTGGACAGTCTGGATAGCTCCACAGAGGCGTCAAGTTCGGAAGCATTCCTGGGTCGCAGTAACACGGGATCAAACTTCCTGCAGGAGTTACAGGAGAAACATACGAGGCGACACCAGATGAACTATTTGGCACAAAAAG CCCCGGGGGAGCTGTGTTCCATCATCCAGGAGGTGAAGTACCGCACGGGGCTGCAGTCGGCCAAGCTGCTGCGGCAGCTGAAGAGGCGCGACCGGCTCCGCCACAAACGGCTGAAGAACTGCGACATCATCACAGCCTGCCTGCAGGCCGTCTCACAGAAACGAC GAGTCGACACTCGGCTCAAATTCTCCATTGAACCATCACTGGGCAAAAATGGATTCCAGCAA tggTACGATGCCCTCAAATCCGTGGCCAGGCTGCCAACAGGAATCCCTAAGGAGTGGAGGAAAAGG GTATGGCTGACCCTGGCCGACCACTACCTGCACAGCATCTCCATCGACTGGGAGAAGACGCTGCGCTTTGCCTTCAACGAGCGCAGCAACCCTGACGATGACTCCCTGGGCATCCAAATCGTCAAG GACTTGCACAGGACCGGCTGCAGTTCCTACTGTGgccaggagggggagcaggaccGAGTGGTGCTGAAGAGGGTGCTGCTGGCCTACGCCCGCTGGAATAAAACCGTGGGCTACTGCCAAGGCTTCAACGTGCTGGCAGCACTCATACTGGAGGTCACAGAGGGCAGCGAGAGCGACGCACTGaag GTGATGATTTATCTAATTGACAAGGTGTTGCCAGAGAACTATTTTGCCAACAACCTGCAGGCACTTTCAG tggacATGGCTGTCTTCAGGGACCTGCTTCGGCTGAAGTTGCCCAGGCTgtcccagcacctccaccatctGCAGAAGGCTGCCAACAAGGAAgctggag GGAGCTACGAGCCCCCGCTGACCAACGTGTTCACCATGCAGTGGTTCCTCACCATGTTCGCCACCTGCCTGCCCCCCCACACGGTGCTGAAGATCTGGGACTCGGTGTTCTTCGAGGGCTCCGAGGTGCTGCTCCGCGTAGCCCTGGCCATCTGGGAGAGGCTGGGAGA GAGGATAGAGTATTGCCAGTCTGCGGATGAGTTCTACAGCACCATGGGGTGTCTCACCCAGGAGATGCTTGAGCACAGCCACATCCACTCAACAGACCTCATGCAG gagGTGTACTCCATGGCGGTATTCCCCTTTCCCCAGCTGGCGGAGCTGAGGGAGAAGTACACGTACAACATCACCCCCTTCCCGACCTCCGGCAGGTCCAACAGCAG CGGGGGACTTGGCAGCTTAGAGAGCGATGATGACGCTGACATGGATGATGAAGACTCTATAGTGACGGCCCTTGGGTGTTTGGGGCCCCTGGGTGGGCTGCTGGCCCCCGAGGTGCAGAGGTACCAGAAACACCTCAaag ATCAGCACGGGGGGCAGGGGAACATCGCCGAGCTGAGCCCCGGCGCGGtgggggccggcggcggcgggctcGTCGGCCCCGGCTcggcaggaaggggaggagccgccCGCGGACGGAGGCagaaggagcagcagcaggcggcGGTCAACGGCATGATGACGGAGCGCATGAGCACGGACATCGGCGCGCTGAAGAGGCAGTACGCACGCATcaagcggcggcagcagcagcaggccatgCAGCTCTGCATCCGCacgg GGCCTGAAATGAGAATGTCCCCAGCAACAGGGGTTTCTCAGGAACCCCCCCAGCTATCCACTAATG ACAAGTGTCCAGCCACCAGCGTGCTGGCCTCCCAGCtgaacccctcctcccccgtggtcaaccacctcctcctgggGAGGAAGCCCCGCGCCGCCCCCCGGAGCTCCAGGACCCCCGGCGCCGGCGCCCCCCCCATCGGCCTGGGCCTGCCCTGCACGCTGGGGGGCGCCGAGGGCGGTGGGTCGCCGTGGCGCGCGCACGTACGTGCACACCGCCGGAGCCTGGCCCGCGCACGTGCCCAGCTGGGCTTCGTGGActcggaggagctggaggaggacgagggagaggaggaggaggaggtgaagaggaggtCCAGGAGAAAAGATGGCGGAGacgagaagaggaggagcaagacGGAGCGGGGGGGTGAAGGgctggaggagggtggggttgatgaggaggaagataaggaggaggaggaggagggggagaacagCCGACctacctcgctctctcctgGCTGCCCGCtccccgggggggagggggaggaggcggagcctgcagaaggagaggggggagtcgAGGAGCGCCTCGGCTCGCTCGACCTGGCGTCCCACGCTGCCGGTCCCCTGAGCCCGGCCGACGTCCACCCCACCGCGCCCCAGGGACCCCCAGCCCAGGTGCCCATCCTgcgccccccgccgccccacCTGGCTCGCCGACGCAAGGGGTCCGACTCCTCCAGCGATGGGCCCGCCGCCAGCGCCCCGCTGGCCCCGACCCcggccccctgctcctcctccaccatgtcctcctccccctccacgcccaccctctcctcccgccCCTCCAGCGGCAgggctcccctcccctcctcgccGTCCACCCCGGacctgagctcctcctcctccccctccggtggctcctcctcctcctcctccaccggccACAAACTGCCCCTCTTCTCCCCGTTCCCCTGCGTCAAGCAGCCCCGCAAGTCGGCGGCGGCCCGCAACCTGGGCCTGTACGGGCCCACGTCCCGCACGCCCACCGTGCACTTCCCCCAGCTCAGCCGCgtcgccgccgcctccgccacctccctctccagcaccaccaccgccgccaccagcagcaggaggCGCTGA